In one Corallococcus silvisoli genomic region, the following are encoded:
- a CDS encoding DUF2905 domain-containing protein → MKPMGLMLVVAGLGLVVVGLLVWAGAFTWFGRLPGDIRVESGNTRFYAPLVSMLVLSVLLSLGAWVLRRLF, encoded by the coding sequence ATGAAGCCCATGGGGCTGATGCTCGTGGTGGCGGGCCTGGGGCTCGTGGTCGTGGGCCTCCTGGTGTGGGCCGGGGCCTTCACCTGGTTCGGCCGGCTGCCCGGAGACATCCGCGTCGAGAGCGGCAACACGCGCTTCTACGCTCCGCTCGTGTCCATGCTGGTCCTCTCCGTGCTGCTCAGCCTGGGTGCCTGGGTGCTGCGCCGGCTCTTCTAG
- a CDS encoding GMC family oxidoreductase N-terminal domain-containing protein, whose amino-acid sequence MRRLSSPWSELASHYPVVVVGSGYGGGISASRLARAGQQVCVLERGRELHPGEMPRTPTQAMAEFQLHCAPGQGDLDVGSPTGLIEVHRNGDVSVIDGCGLGGTSLINAGVTMRPDPRVFEDPRWPEALRADLHGLLEDGFAHAETMLRPLPYPEDHPPLQKLKTFGISAEKLGGRLTRPPVAVTFEAGVNAAGVRQPACSLCGDCATGCNTGAKNTVLMNYLPDAHAHGARIFTEVAVRAVVPDGAKWRIYYRPLNTGRERFDAPDAWLTADRVILAAGTMGTTEILLRSRERGLPVSAKLGHRFSSNGDVLAFGYNLDMPVHGVGHGEHDHAKRDPVGPCIAGVIDARDTARLNEGMIIEEGVIPGALASLMPAALAGAAAMVGEDTDEGILDWVQERLRQADSLVRGPDHGAVEHTQTLMVMSHDEGKGELRLEGDRVRLHWPDAGRDPQLTRIEERLRRATAALGGTFVRYPLWSEAFGKELLCTHPLGGCVMAERAEDGVVDHEGRVFSGASGRAVHEGLYVSDGSVVPRSLGINPLLTISAVAERACALMARRHGWTIDYAPLPEADARPAPGPVGVRFTETMHGFVSGDVDAPHLEAGDPERDDATPLRFILTVTAEDLDATLRDARHPLKLMGTVTAPVLSSHPLVVTRGELRLMTREHARPGGQRMEYLLHLLSESGEPYYLEGYKDLYDDPGPDLWKDTTTLLVSLHRGDGPDAPCIGRGFLRLTAEEFARQLTTLRVLNARDGGQRLEALGRFGGFFFGALWDTYVRRVAA is encoded by the coding sequence ATGCGCAGGTTGTCGTCCCCATGGAGCGAGCTGGCCTCTCACTACCCGGTGGTCGTCGTGGGTTCGGGCTATGGCGGGGGGATCTCCGCCAGCCGCCTGGCGCGCGCGGGACAGCAGGTCTGCGTGTTGGAGCGCGGCCGGGAATTGCATCCCGGTGAGATGCCGCGCACGCCCACGCAGGCCATGGCCGAGTTCCAGCTCCACTGTGCCCCGGGCCAGGGGGACCTGGACGTGGGCAGCCCCACCGGCCTCATCGAGGTGCACCGCAACGGCGACGTGTCCGTCATCGACGGCTGCGGTCTGGGCGGCACGTCGCTCATCAACGCGGGCGTGACGATGCGGCCGGATCCGCGCGTGTTCGAGGACCCGCGCTGGCCCGAGGCCCTGCGCGCCGACCTGCACGGACTCCTGGAAGATGGCTTCGCGCACGCGGAGACGATGCTGCGGCCCCTGCCGTACCCGGAGGACCACCCGCCCCTCCAGAAGCTCAAGACGTTCGGCATCTCCGCGGAGAAGCTGGGCGGACGGCTGACGCGGCCGCCGGTGGCGGTGACGTTCGAGGCGGGCGTCAACGCCGCGGGCGTACGGCAGCCGGCCTGTTCGCTGTGCGGCGACTGCGCCACGGGCTGCAACACGGGCGCGAAGAACACCGTCCTGATGAACTACCTGCCGGACGCCCACGCGCACGGGGCCCGCATCTTCACCGAGGTGGCGGTGCGCGCGGTGGTGCCGGACGGCGCGAAGTGGCGCATCTACTACCGCCCCCTCAACACCGGCCGCGAGCGCTTCGACGCGCCCGACGCGTGGCTCACCGCCGACCGGGTCATCCTGGCGGCGGGCACCATGGGCACCACCGAAATCCTCCTGCGCTCGCGCGAGCGGGGCCTGCCGGTGTCGGCGAAGCTGGGCCACCGCTTCAGCAGCAACGGCGACGTGTTGGCCTTTGGCTACAACCTGGACATGCCCGTCCACGGCGTGGGCCACGGTGAGCACGACCACGCGAAGCGGGACCCGGTGGGCCCCTGCATCGCGGGCGTCATCGACGCGCGCGACACCGCGCGGCTGAACGAGGGGATGATCATCGAGGAGGGCGTCATCCCCGGCGCGCTCGCCTCGCTGATGCCCGCGGCGCTCGCGGGGGCCGCGGCGATGGTGGGCGAGGACACCGACGAGGGCATCCTGGACTGGGTCCAGGAGCGGCTGCGCCAGGCGGACAGCCTGGTGCGCGGCCCGGACCACGGCGCGGTGGAGCACACGCAGACGCTGATGGTGATGTCCCACGACGAAGGGAAGGGCGAGCTGCGGCTGGAGGGCGACCGCGTGCGCCTGCACTGGCCGGATGCCGGACGCGACCCCCAGCTCACCCGCATCGAGGAGCGCCTGCGCCGGGCCACCGCCGCGCTGGGCGGCACCTTCGTGCGCTACCCGCTCTGGTCGGAAGCCTTTGGCAAGGAGCTGCTGTGCACGCACCCGCTGGGCGGCTGTGTCATGGCGGAGCGGGCGGAGGACGGCGTGGTGGACCATGAAGGGCGCGTCTTCTCCGGTGCCTCCGGCCGCGCGGTGCATGAGGGGCTGTACGTGTCCGACGGCTCGGTGGTGCCGCGCTCGCTGGGCATCAACCCGCTGCTCACCATCTCCGCCGTCGCCGAGCGGGCGTGCGCCCTGATGGCGCGGCGCCATGGCTGGACCATCGACTACGCGCCGCTGCCGGAGGCGGACGCCCGTCCGGCCCCCGGGCCCGTGGGGGTTCGCTTCACGGAGACGATGCACGGCTTCGTCTCTGGCGACGTGGACGCCCCGCACCTCGAGGCCGGAGACCCCGAGCGCGACGACGCCACGCCCCTGCGCTTCATCCTCACCGTGACGGCGGAGGACCTGGACGCGACGCTGCGCGATGCTCGCCACCCGCTGAAGCTGATGGGGACGGTGACGGCGCCCGTGCTGTCTTCACATCCGCTGGTGGTGACGCGCGGCGAGCTGCGTCTGATGACACGCGAGCACGCGCGGCCCGGCGGCCAGCGGATGGAGTACCTGCTGCACCTGCTCAGCGAGTCCGGTGAGCCGTACTACCTGGAGGGCTACAAGGACCTCTACGACGACCCGGGCCCGGACCTGTGGAAGGACACCACCACGCTGCTCGTCTCCCTGCACCGAGGGGACGGGCCCGACGCGCCGTGCATCGGCCGGGGCTTCCTGCGGCTGACGGCGGAGGAGTTCGCCCGGCAGCTCACCACCCTGCGCGTGCTCAATGCCCGGGACGGCGGGCAGCGGTTGGAGGCGCTGGGCCGCTTCGGCGGCTTCTTCTTCGGCGCCCTCTGGGACACCTACGTCCGGCGCGTGGCCGCCTAG
- a CDS encoding VWA domain-containing protein has translation MTTRTQTTLPETQRGPAERLLDLVLGGSAHLWHHRPGLDVNGNWVAAANADAKAQSRGRKVSPGLFVPAAVKLYGQLLELYRLNPTLMAHFASYALTQTDWRDLKVATCALMLVQEHAGQPVRDGQGQVAFHDDDFRAIGEAMVLHYVRRSTRMLTPKAVLRVAELLETPEIARLNRAAGFGDPASRKPPLGRWKRVAQKWLAAREANLPMLQGLVKAGYKETLKKLARKAGYKPQSQGFFEVLGWKQKQADGGHRQVGLQGLTLVKRERFDGLSEAEICEWIELERLSYKEVVGRLPKDVGLTPAILATLLPSLSDRDLRLMTPTLEELGLLQEPGVKARWERAVANATDQRSLNIAKNVRSEDVRRKLEEASDNAAKKAVAEATAESDVRVMFLIDKSGSMEGAIEQSKEALSRILAGFPLDKLHVAAFDTMGTVLKPKAANRTAVQHMLSGLKASGGTVHGAAVNALHRSGVRIPAEAKLVVMVVGDEAGEAGDQFAKAFHGCGYTVAAMALLVSVAGARGSTVRSGATQLGVPFSEVSVGQFADPYQVPRVLQALMDAPRTVGASQSGWVDRVMSTPLLKAA, from the coding sequence ATGACGACGCGCACCCAGACGACCCTTCCGGAGACGCAGCGGGGCCCGGCCGAGCGGCTGCTCGACCTGGTGCTCGGCGGCTCCGCCCACCTGTGGCACCACCGCCCCGGCCTGGACGTCAACGGCAACTGGGTGGCCGCGGCGAACGCGGACGCGAAGGCCCAGTCGCGCGGCCGCAAGGTGTCGCCGGGCCTGTTCGTGCCCGCGGCGGTGAAGCTGTACGGCCAGTTGCTGGAGCTGTACCGCCTCAACCCCACCCTGATGGCGCACTTCGCGTCGTACGCGCTGACGCAGACGGACTGGCGCGACCTGAAGGTGGCCACCTGCGCGCTGATGCTGGTGCAGGAGCACGCGGGCCAGCCCGTGCGCGACGGCCAGGGCCAGGTGGCCTTCCACGACGACGACTTCCGCGCCATTGGCGAGGCCATGGTCCTGCACTACGTGCGCCGCTCCACGCGGATGCTCACGCCCAAGGCGGTGCTGCGCGTGGCGGAGTTGCTGGAGACGCCTGAAATCGCGCGCCTCAACCGCGCCGCGGGCTTCGGTGACCCCGCGTCGCGCAAGCCGCCCCTGGGCCGCTGGAAGCGCGTGGCGCAGAAGTGGCTCGCCGCGCGCGAGGCGAATCTCCCCATGCTCCAGGGCCTGGTGAAGGCCGGCTACAAGGAGACCCTGAAGAAGCTGGCGCGCAAGGCCGGCTACAAGCCCCAGTCGCAGGGCTTCTTCGAGGTGCTCGGCTGGAAGCAGAAGCAGGCCGACGGCGGCCACCGTCAGGTGGGGCTCCAGGGGCTCACGCTGGTGAAGCGCGAGCGCTTCGACGGCCTGAGCGAGGCGGAGATCTGCGAGTGGATTGAACTGGAGCGGCTCTCCTACAAGGAGGTCGTGGGCCGGCTGCCGAAGGACGTGGGCCTCACGCCCGCCATCCTGGCGACGCTGCTCCCGTCGTTGTCGGACCGGGACCTGCGGCTGATGACGCCCACGCTGGAGGAGCTGGGCCTGTTGCAGGAGCCCGGCGTGAAGGCGCGCTGGGAGCGGGCGGTGGCGAACGCCACGGATCAGCGCTCGCTGAACATCGCGAAGAACGTCCGCAGCGAGGACGTGCGCCGCAAGCTGGAGGAGGCGAGCGACAACGCGGCGAAGAAGGCGGTGGCGGAGGCGACGGCGGAGTCGGACGTGCGGGTGATGTTCCTCATCGACAAGTCGGGGTCCATGGAGGGCGCCATCGAACAGTCCAAGGAGGCGCTGTCGCGCATCCTCGCGGGCTTCCCGCTGGACAAGCTGCACGTGGCGGCGTTCGACACCATGGGCACGGTGCTCAAGCCCAAGGCGGCCAACCGCACGGCGGTGCAGCACATGCTGTCCGGGCTGAAGGCGTCCGGCGGCACGGTGCACGGGGCGGCGGTGAACGCGCTGCACCGCTCCGGCGTGCGCATCCCGGCGGAGGCGAAGCTGGTGGTGATGGTGGTGGGTGACGAGGCGGGCGAGGCGGGCGACCAGTTCGCCAAGGCCTTCCACGGGTGCGGCTACACCGTGGCGGCCATGGCGCTGCTGGTGAGCGTCGCGGGGGCGCGCGGCAGCACGGTGCGCTCGGGGGCGACGCAGTTGGGCGTCCCCTTCAGCGAGGTGAGCGTGGGGCAGTTCGCGGACCCCTACCAGGTTCCGCGCGTGCTCCAGGCGCTGATGGATGCCCCGCGCACGGTGGGGGCCAGCCAGTCCGGCTGGGTGGACCGGGTGATGAGCACGCCGCTCCTGAAAGCGGCGTGA
- a CDS encoding AraC family transcriptional regulator, with translation MTPRTRIPVLLLALWMPLAGAQTVPAATSPKASATTDAAPAKSGATAPPTAPEGMPASATRTKLPQGWYVTESAPQHYEASVDEDSPCEGTRSAFLRSRTQATDSFGTFMQAFNAKDFQGKRLRFSAAVRHQDVKGWAGLWMRVEGADPRQPLAFDNMQSRALVGTQGCKRYDVVLDVPREATTIMAGLIMSGPGKAWLGGVRFETVDASVKTTDLLATPQPLPSGPQGLEEAPPSQGGLGLPLGRVGSAWFDTERVEAKTPLARGKDATWKGERGDELFEHGIEVNGSYGLRDLAVKVRAGGVATLIEGTWGGEPLSVRLAPDSLTMQWGADKQVLKRELTAATQPDCNAYVATEGRFQGQRLEVCGVALATRPPLTQLVAAFLAGGVRAPPSRGPVPLPRRPVRSPQPYDASGRDEPASQLQ, from the coding sequence ATGACGCCGCGAACCCGCATCCCCGTTCTGCTGCTGGCCCTGTGGATGCCCCTGGCCGGGGCCCAGACGGTGCCCGCCGCCACATCTCCGAAGGCCTCCGCGACGACTGACGCCGCGCCCGCGAAGAGCGGCGCGACGGCGCCCCCCACCGCCCCGGAGGGCATGCCCGCCAGCGCCACGCGGACGAAGCTGCCGCAGGGCTGGTACGTCACGGAGAGCGCTCCGCAGCACTACGAAGCCAGCGTGGATGAGGACTCCCCATGCGAAGGCACGCGCAGCGCGTTCCTGCGCTCGCGCACGCAAGCCACGGACAGCTTCGGCACCTTCATGCAGGCCTTCAACGCGAAGGACTTCCAGGGCAAGCGCCTGCGCTTCTCCGCCGCCGTGCGCCACCAGGACGTGAAGGGCTGGGCGGGCCTCTGGATGCGCGTGGAGGGCGCGGACCCCCGGCAGCCGCTCGCCTTCGACAACATGCAGTCGCGCGCGCTGGTGGGAACCCAGGGCTGCAAGCGCTACGACGTGGTGCTGGACGTGCCCCGGGAGGCCACCACCATCATGGCGGGCCTCATCATGAGCGGCCCCGGGAAGGCCTGGCTGGGCGGCGTGCGCTTCGAGACGGTGGACGCGTCGGTGAAGACGACGGACCTGCTCGCCACGCCACAGCCCCTGCCCTCCGGCCCCCAGGGCCTGGAAGAGGCGCCCCCATCCCAGGGCGGGCTGGGCCTGCCGCTGGGACGCGTGGGGAGCGCGTGGTTCGACACCGAGCGCGTCGAAGCGAAGACACCGCTGGCGCGTGGAAAGGACGCCACGTGGAAGGGCGAGCGCGGCGACGAACTCTTCGAACACGGCATCGAGGTGAACGGCAGCTACGGTCTGCGGGACCTCGCGGTGAAGGTGCGCGCCGGCGGCGTCGCCACCCTCATCGAAGGCACCTGGGGCGGTGAGCCCCTGTCCGTGCGGCTCGCGCCGGACTCACTCACCATGCAGTGGGGCGCCGACAAGCAGGTGCTGAAGCGCGAGCTCACGGCCGCCACGCAGCCGGACTGCAACGCGTACGTGGCGACGGAGGGACGCTTCCAGGGACAGCGGCTGGAGGTGTGCGGCGTGGCGCTCGCCACCCGTCCACCGCTCACGCAGCTGGTGGCGGCCTTCCTGGCCGGCGGCGTGCGGGCCCCGCCCTCGCGAGGCCCCGTCCCTCTGCCCCGGCGTCCCGTGCGCTCACCGCAGCCGTACGACGCGTCCGGCAGGGACGAGCCGGCATCCCAGCTCCAGTGA
- a CDS encoding zf-HC2 domain-containing protein encodes MSSPTPHLTRDRTEQYLLGALPPDAEAELEVHTLTCEPCARLLQEEALLEEQLYQVAAATPRDAVVVRPARWHRPMAAAAALVALAASVFLLLRTEGRTSPEAVTPVEAPVAAVLEAENERAPGDIVVACPDLATQEHCLRAAGARGLLVYHPGGRGEVPRYDASSGLSQVELNSRPAAL; translated from the coding sequence ATGTCTAGCCCCACCCCCCACCTCACCCGCGACCGCACGGAGCAGTACCTGCTGGGCGCGCTGCCGCCCGACGCCGAGGCGGAGCTGGAGGTGCACACCCTCACGTGCGAGCCCTGTGCGCGACTGCTCCAGGAAGAGGCGCTGCTGGAGGAGCAGCTGTACCAGGTCGCCGCCGCCACGCCCCGCGACGCGGTCGTCGTGCGGCCCGCGCGCTGGCACCGGCCCATGGCCGCCGCCGCGGCCCTGGTGGCGCTGGCCGCCTCCGTGTTCCTGCTGCTGCGCACCGAAGGGCGGACGTCGCCCGAAGCCGTGACGCCCGTGGAGGCCCCGGTCGCGGCGGTGCTGGAGGCGGAGAACGAACGAGCGCCCGGGGACATCGTGGTGGCGTGCCCGGACCTGGCCACGCAGGAGCACTGCCTGCGGGCCGCGGGCGCGCGCGGGTTGCTCGTGTACCATCCGGGTGGACGGGGCGAGGTCCCCCGCTACGACGCGTCCAGCGGGCTGTCCCAGGTCGAGCTGAACTCGCGGCCGGCCGCGCTGTGA
- a CDS encoding RNA polymerase sigma factor — MDAAVQGLGMTTLQSRQDAGRAPSPATPDEEALSKRALAGDRAAWDALIARHQRRVVVSLLARGLRVDRAQELAQETWARLIQQQQRGLLAELRLPHLALTQASFLASDEARRARRESVDGTVEDLPERQQPVDPTQSAEKRLLSEEQLARARDALEQVSPSARNVFLLACDGQGLPHAEVASRVGLSVQRVRQILCEVRKKLRTALEEENHV, encoded by the coding sequence ATGGATGCAGCCGTACAGGGCTTGGGGATGACGACCCTCCAGTCACGGCAGGACGCAGGCAGGGCTCCCTCGCCCGCGACGCCGGACGAAGAGGCGCTGTCGAAGCGGGCCCTGGCCGGGGACCGTGCCGCGTGGGACGCGCTCATCGCGCGTCACCAGCGCCGGGTGGTGGTGTCGCTGCTCGCCCGGGGCCTCCGGGTGGACCGGGCCCAGGAGCTGGCCCAGGAGACGTGGGCGCGCCTCATCCAGCAGCAGCAGCGGGGCCTGCTCGCGGAGCTTCGCCTGCCCCACCTGGCGCTCACGCAGGCCTCGTTCCTCGCGTCGGACGAGGCCCGGCGCGCGCGGCGCGAGTCGGTGGACGGCACCGTGGAGGACCTGCCGGAGCGGCAGCAGCCGGTGGACCCCACGCAGTCCGCGGAGAAGCGCCTCCTGTCGGAGGAGCAGCTCGCGCGGGCCCGCGACGCGCTGGAGCAGGTATCGCCGAGCGCGCGGAACGTCTTTCTCCTGGCCTGTGACGGCCAGGGACTTCCGCATGCGGAGGTCGCCTCCCGCGTCGGGCTGTCCGTCCAGCGCGTGCGACAGATTTTGTGCGAGGTCCGCAAGAAGCTGCGCACCGCGCTCGAAGAGGAAAACCATGTCTAG
- a CDS encoding RNA polymerase sigma factor has product MYEQLTDEELFAEVSRRRATGEAVGTPLGALCARWARPARYVINRIQGSYGRGSPADADELFQDAVGKFLDRGLDQFRGVSEQMPGRSASPKTFFLRIVKHVAIDFYRRHREELAPAPTSPDDVMEETPSEVARAVEGARRREERAEAQELYWAAFARLQQEHPKEASAWELYHHEDVEDHEECARRLDISVVNSYKRVSRAQAYLRLYLLELQRDGQPEEPT; this is encoded by the coding sequence GTGTACGAGCAGCTCACGGATGAGGAATTGTTCGCGGAGGTGTCCCGCCGCCGCGCCACGGGCGAGGCCGTGGGGACCCCGTTGGGGGCCTTGTGCGCGCGGTGGGCGCGCCCGGCCCGCTACGTCATCAACAGGATCCAGGGCAGCTACGGGCGTGGCTCCCCAGCGGACGCCGACGAACTCTTCCAGGACGCGGTGGGGAAGTTCCTCGACCGCGGCCTGGACCAGTTCCGGGGCGTGTCCGAACAGATGCCGGGCAGGAGCGCGTCTCCCAAGACGTTCTTCCTGCGCATCGTCAAGCACGTCGCCATCGACTTCTACCGGCGGCACCGGGAGGAGCTCGCGCCCGCGCCGACGTCGCCCGACGACGTCATGGAAGAGACTCCGTCCGAGGTGGCCCGGGCGGTGGAGGGCGCACGGCGTCGCGAGGAGCGCGCCGAGGCGCAGGAGCTGTACTGGGCCGCTTTCGCCAGGCTCCAGCAGGAGCACCCCAAGGAGGCTTCCGCATGGGAGCTGTATCACCACGAGGACGTGGAGGATCACGAGGAATGCGCACGCCGTTTGGACATCAGCGTGGTGAACTCGTACAAGCGAGTCAGTCGGGCTCAGGCCTACCTGCGTTTATACCTGCTCGAACTCCAGCGGGATGGGCAGCCGGAGGAGCCGACGTGA
- a CDS encoding acyl-CoA-binding protein, translating to MALDDDFSAAQTRVKTLSKAPSNDTLLELYSLFKQGTEGDVQGKRPGMLDVKGRAKYDAWAGRKGLAKDAAKQQYVALVARLLRG from the coding sequence ATGGCCCTCGATGATGACTTCAGCGCCGCCCAGACCCGGGTGAAGACGCTGTCCAAGGCACCCTCGAACGACACGCTGCTGGAGCTGTATTCCCTCTTCAAGCAGGGCACCGAAGGGGACGTGCAGGGCAAGCGCCCCGGCATGCTCGATGTCAAGGGCCGCGCGAAGTACGACGCGTGGGCCGGCCGCAAAGGGCTGGCGAAGGACGCCGCGAAGCAGCAGTACGTGGCGCTCGTGGCCCGGCTCCTGCGCGGCTAG
- a CDS encoding DUF2267 domain-containing protein, with translation MAEDRDPQRRSGAPQDEERAEERRELSIEERRARRSAMRASQTYARFIDHLCERGGMSPSVAQQAAVSVLCGLEQRLHAEESHDLEAQLPRKLTELLHRCERHDAEPRPETFGRDELLSQVGEDLALHPDAVEPVVRAVLDAVRHQISEGEAEDVSAHLPQDIRHLWLPTM, from the coding sequence ATGGCTGAAGACCGTGATCCGCAGCGCCGCTCGGGCGCGCCCCAGGACGAGGAGCGTGCGGAGGAGCGGCGCGAGCTGTCCATCGAGGAGCGGCGTGCGCGGCGCAGTGCGATGCGAGCAAGTCAGACGTATGCCCGCTTCATCGACCACCTCTGCGAACGGGGAGGCATGTCTCCCAGTGTCGCCCAGCAGGCGGCTGTCTCCGTCCTCTGCGGGCTGGAGCAGCGGCTGCACGCGGAGGAGTCCCACGATTTGGAGGCGCAGCTGCCGCGCAAGCTGACGGAGCTGTTGCATCGCTGTGAGCGCCACGACGCCGAGCCGCGCCCGGAGACGTTCGGCCGAGACGAGCTGCTCAGCCAGGTGGGGGAAGACCTCGCCCTGCACCCGGACGCGGTGGAGCCGGTGGTGCGGGCGGTGCTGGACGCCGTCCGTCACCAAATCAGCGAAGGCGAAGCCGAGGACGTGAGCGCCCATCTGCCGCAGGACATCCGCCATCTTTGGCTGCCGACGATGTGA
- a CDS encoding PaaI family thioesterase, producing MSDTPPPPPAPPSQAQLDRFAEQFNQSLTLRHFGAHMSFPEGRMVRVTLAPVQAQHRGGLGSSAVNGGIISALFDFAIGCTPALRDPTRRCATIQLSTSFERPATGDHLRVEAVIDHGGPSTLFASARLLDAEGRVCARCQGVVRVSSQPWANGESPATN from the coding sequence ATGTCCGACACCCCTCCGCCCCCTCCCGCGCCTCCGTCCCAGGCCCAACTCGACCGCTTCGCGGAGCAGTTCAACCAGAGCCTCACCCTGCGCCACTTCGGCGCCCACATGTCCTTTCCAGAGGGACGCATGGTGCGAGTGACGCTGGCCCCGGTGCAGGCCCAGCACCGGGGCGGCCTGGGCAGCTCCGCCGTCAACGGCGGCATCATCTCCGCCCTCTTCGACTTCGCCATCGGCTGCACGCCGGCGCTCCGGGACCCCACCCGCCGCTGCGCCACCATCCAGCTGTCCACCAGCTTCGAGCGCCCCGCCACCGGCGACCACCTCCGGGTGGAGGCCGTCATCGACCATGGCGGCCCGTCCACCCTCTTCGCCTCCGCCAGGCTGCTGGACGCCGAGGGCCGGGTGTGCGCCCGCTGCCAGGGCGTCGTGCGCGTCTCTTCCCAACCCTGGGCCAACGGCGAGAGCCCCGCCACCAACTGA
- a CDS encoding metallophosphoesterase: MPRWLSMALFLVPVTTLLLVANVYLYRRLVRDVSTSVAVRRAGFVLFAGGFIGSLGARLLGARLDTEAARATGLLLLIWMGLVLYLLLFTLVLDVGRRVVTRVRKAPEPPSPARRAFLARGVAAGATVAGAAVSTYGTWRAFHPPEVLDIPVRLPRLPKALEGFTLVQLSDIHIGGVLQRRFVDEMVARVNALKPDLIAVTGDLVDGSVPELGRYVAGFGALKARHGAYFITGNHDYYSGVDAWVAFVQGLGITVLRNRAVSIGDAGASFDLLGVDDWSAWKLGEPGYDLDAAMRGLRPDRASVLLAHQPSNFDEVARRDVGLQISGHTHGGQMFPGNLLGDLVWGEQNAGLSRMGNSHIYVSRGCGFVGPPMRVAAPPEIARIILLPG; the protein is encoded by the coding sequence ATGCCCCGCTGGCTCAGCATGGCGTTGTTCCTCGTACCGGTCACCACGCTGTTGCTGGTGGCCAACGTCTACCTGTACCGCCGCCTCGTGCGGGATGTGAGCACGAGCGTGGCGGTGCGCCGCGCGGGGTTCGTGCTCTTCGCCGGGGGCTTCATCGGCTCCCTGGGGGCGCGGCTCCTGGGCGCGAGGCTGGACACGGAGGCGGCGCGGGCGACGGGCCTCCTGCTGCTCATCTGGATGGGGCTGGTGCTCTACCTGCTCCTGTTCACCCTGGTGCTGGACGTAGGCCGGCGCGTCGTCACCCGCGTGCGCAAGGCCCCGGAGCCGCCGTCACCCGCGCGCCGGGCCTTCCTCGCGCGCGGCGTGGCGGCCGGCGCCACGGTGGCGGGCGCGGCGGTGAGCACCTACGGCACCTGGCGTGCGTTCCATCCCCCGGAGGTGCTCGACATCCCGGTGCGGCTGCCCCGGCTGCCCAAGGCCCTGGAGGGCTTCACGCTGGTGCAGCTCTCCGACATCCACATTGGCGGGGTGTTGCAGCGCCGCTTCGTGGACGAGATGGTGGCGCGCGTCAACGCGCTCAAGCCGGACCTCATCGCCGTGACGGGGGACCTGGTGGACGGCTCCGTGCCGGAGCTGGGGCGCTACGTGGCCGGCTTCGGCGCGCTCAAGGCCCGGCACGGCGCGTACTTCATCACCGGCAACCACGACTACTACTCGGGTGTGGACGCATGGGTGGCGTTCGTCCAGGGGCTGGGCATCACCGTGCTGCGCAACCGCGCCGTCTCCATTGGCGATGCGGGCGCGTCCTTCGACCTGCTCGGCGTGGACGACTGGAGCGCGTGGAAGCTGGGCGAGCCCGGCTACGACCTGGACGCGGCGATGCGCGGACTGCGGCCGGATCGCGCATCGGTGCTGCTGGCGCACCAGCCGTCCAACTTCGACGAGGTCGCCCGCCGCGACGTGGGGCTCCAGATCTCCGGGCACACGCACGGCGGTCAGATGTTCCCCGGCAACCTGCTGGGAGACCTCGTCTGGGGCGAACAGAACGCGGGCCTGAGCCGGATGGGCAACAGCCACATCTACGTCAGCCGCGGCTGCGGCTTCGTGGGGCCGCCCATGCGCGTCGCCGCGCCCCCTGAAATCGCCCGCATCATCCTGCTGCCGGGCTGA